The following are encoded in a window of Flavobacterium cupriresistens genomic DNA:
- the mreC gene encoding rod shape-determining protein MreC: MQQIFNFIIRNSNRLLFLLLLGISLALTIQSHSYHRSRVISSANFLSGGVYERINRINEYLNLKTENDELVLENARLKSLLFNKEDTTKIPLKDTIKGVKPADIIVSKVIHNSYSTHENYITLNSGASDGVKQDMGVINSLGIIGVVDNTSNRYSTVVSILNMKSQINAKIKKSNHFGSLTWDGKSTGFVQLEDVPRLASIRKGDTIVTGGQSVIFPEGINIGTVDKIYVKNKTSFYVINVKLFNDMTNLGHVYIIKSKDREELINLEKKGKDE; the protein is encoded by the coding sequence ATGCAGCAAATTTTTAATTTCATTATAAGAAACAGTAATCGATTGCTGTTTTTGCTGCTTTTAGGCATTTCGTTGGCCCTCACAATTCAATCTCATTCCTACCACCGAAGCAGAGTAATCAGTTCCGCTAATTTTTTAAGCGGAGGTGTTTATGAACGCATTAATCGTATCAACGAATATTTGAATTTAAAAACCGAAAACGACGAACTTGTACTTGAAAACGCAAGATTAAAAAGTCTTTTATTCAACAAAGAAGATACAACCAAAATACCTTTAAAAGATACCATTAAAGGGGTAAAACCTGCCGATATCATTGTTTCAAAAGTAATTCACAATTCCTACAGTACACACGAAAACTACATCACCCTGAACTCCGGAGCAAGCGACGGTGTTAAGCAAGATATGGGAGTTATCAATAGTTTAGGAATTATCGGTGTTGTAGACAATACCTCTAACAGATATTCTACTGTGGTAAGTATTTTGAATATGAAATCACAGATCAATGCGAAAATTAAAAAATCAAATCACTTTGGTTCTTTAACCTGGGATGGAAAAAGTACCGGTTTTGTTCAACTGGAAGACGTTCCAAGACTGGCTTCAATCAGAAAAGGAGATACCATTGTTACCGGTGGACAATCTGTAATTTTCCCGGAAGGAATCAATATTGGTACGGTAGACAAAATTTACGTGAAAAACAAAACCAGTTTTTATGTCATAAACGTAAAACTGTTTAATGATATGACCAATCTTGGACATGTTTACATCATTAAAAGCAAAGACAGAGAAGAACTTATTAATTTAGAAAAAAAGGGGAAAGATGAATAG
- a CDS encoding ABC transporter permease translates to MLVYLRLLKESLSFAINALRNNKLRTLLSLLGVTIGIFSIITVLAAVDSLDRKISKDLSSLDKNTIYLMKYCFGPSEIPQWKREQFPNVKYDEYVALKNSLTNTDQVGYQLFVKHETLKYDSKTVADVNIVPSSFEMVDIDGLSFDKGRFYNESESNSGTPVIVLGYEIADGLFGTSDPIGKNIRLYGQRFTVIGVIAKQGAGFFGDSNDTSVYLPANFLRRMYGDSDSMTPVIVLKPVKGVDMDAYKAEVAQKIRGIRGMKAGEIDNFFVNVLSGFTDLIDGILGTLRVGGICISFFSFLVGGFGVANIMFVSVKERTNLIGIQKSLGAKNKFILFQFLFEAIILCLIGGIIGIMIVWLLSILLTSLLDFEFVLSFSNIIIGSGLSIIVGLISGILPAISASKLDPVEAIRAGM, encoded by the coding sequence ATGCTGGTTTATCTACGGTTGTTAAAAGAAAGTTTAAGCTTTGCCATAAATGCTTTGCGGAATAATAAATTACGTACGCTGTTGTCATTGCTTGGTGTTACCATTGGTATCTTTTCGATTATTACCGTACTTGCCGCTGTGGATTCGTTAGATCGTAAAATTTCTAAGGATTTGAGCAGTTTAGATAAAAACACCATTTATCTGATGAAATATTGTTTTGGACCATCGGAAATCCCACAATGGAAAAGAGAACAATTTCCGAATGTGAAATACGATGAGTATGTTGCTTTGAAAAATTCTCTTACCAATACCGATCAGGTCGGTTATCAGCTTTTTGTAAAACATGAAACGCTGAAATATGATTCTAAAACTGTTGCCGATGTAAATATTGTTCCTTCTTCATTTGAAATGGTCGATATTGACGGATTGAGTTTTGATAAAGGAAGATTTTACAATGAATCAGAATCGAATTCGGGGACTCCGGTAATTGTTTTGGGATATGAGATCGCCGACGGCCTTTTTGGAACAAGTGACCCAATTGGAAAAAATATCCGTTTGTACGGACAGCGTTTTACCGTCATTGGTGTTATAGCAAAACAAGGAGCCGGTTTTTTTGGAGACAGCAATGATACTTCTGTTTATTTGCCGGCAAATTTTTTACGACGAATGTATGGCGATAGTGACTCTATGACACCTGTAATTGTTTTGAAGCCTGTAAAAGGAGTTGATATGGATGCCTATAAAGCAGAAGTAGCCCAGAAAATAAGAGGGATTCGCGGAATGAAAGCTGGAGAAATTGATAATTTTTTCGTCAATGTACTTTCCGGTTTTACCGATCTTATCGATGGTATTTTAGGTACTTTACGTGTAGGTGGAATTTGTATAAGTTTCTTTTCTTTTCTAGTGGGAGGATTTGGAGTGGCTAATATTATGTTTGTTTCTGTAAAAGAACGAACTAATTTAATAGGGATTCAGAAATCATTAGGTGCCAAAAACAAATTTATTCTGTTTCAGTTTTTGTTTGAAGCAATTATCCTTTGTTTAATAGGCGGAATAATTGGAATTATGATTGTTTGGCTTTTGTCTATTTTACTAACTAGTTTACTGGATTTTGAATTTGTCTTAAGTTTTAGTAATATTATAATTGGATCCGGATTGTCGATCATTGTCGGGTTAATTTCAGGAATCTTGCCTGCGATCTCTGCATCAAAATTAGATCCGGTAGAGGCTATCAGAGCGGGAATGTAA
- the accD gene encoding acetyl-CoA carboxylase, carboxyltransferase subunit beta, whose product MAWFKRQEKGITTATEDKMDVPKGLWYKSPTGKIIDADELARNLFVSPEDDFHVRIGSATYFEILFDNNEFVELDKNMTSKDPLHFVDTKKYADRLKDVMEKTHLKDAVRTGVGKSKGKDLVICCMDFAFIGGSMGAVVGEKIARGINHAIQNKLPFVMISKSGGARMMEAAYSLMQLAKTSVKLAQLAEAGLPYISLCTDPTTGGTTASYAMLGDINISEPGALIGFAGPRVVRDTTGKDLPEGFQTAEFLLEHGFLDFITPRKELKDKINLYIDLIQNNEIR is encoded by the coding sequence ATGGCTTGGTTTAAAAGACAGGAAAAAGGGATTACAACCGCTACAGAAGACAAGATGGACGTTCCGAAAGGATTGTGGTACAAATCTCCTACCGGAAAAATTATTGATGCTGACGAATTAGCAAGAAACTTATTTGTTAGCCCTGAAGATGATTTCCACGTTAGAATTGGAAGCGCAACCTACTTTGAGATTTTATTCGACAACAATGAATTTGTTGAATTAGACAAAAACATGACTTCTAAAGATCCTTTGCATTTTGTGGATACAAAAAAATATGCAGACCGATTAAAAGATGTAATGGAAAAAACTCACCTTAAAGACGCTGTGCGTACCGGAGTGGGGAAATCTAAAGGAAAAGACCTTGTAATCTGCTGTATGGATTTTGCCTTTATTGGTGGATCTATGGGAGCTGTTGTAGGAGAAAAAATTGCAAGAGGAATTAATCACGCAATCCAAAACAAATTACCTTTCGTGATGATTTCAAAATCAGGAGGTGCTCGTATGATGGAAGCAGCTTACTCGTTAATGCAATTAGCCAAAACATCTGTAAAATTAGCGCAGCTTGCTGAAGCTGGATTACCGTACATTTCTTTATGTACAGACCCAACTACAGGAGGAACTACTGCTTCTTATGCCATGTTAGGAGATATCAATATTTCCGAGCCTGGTGCTTTGATTGGTTTTGCAGGCCCTCGTGTGGTACGTGATACTACCGGAAAAGATTTACCGGAAGGTTTTCAAACTGCCGAATTTCTTTTAGAGCACGGTTTCCTTGACTTTATCACGCCTAGAAAAGAATTAAAAGACAAAATCAATTTGTATATCGATTTGATTCAAAATAATGAAATTAGATAG
- a CDS encoding BamA/TamA family outer membrane protein, giving the protein MKKNSTKILAFILIAILICACNAVKRVPDGKSLLIKNNILVNGKSTNDETASNQMYQKPNGTLLGYKLRLNLYNLANLNPDSTYQAKFKNNPGLYERQSKLLSAKQVDRLGQSFLYKGIHEFLKNTGEAPVIIDTSKTKKTLLRLKFYYFNNGYFNVKTAYNIDSIGRKKAKINYNITTGPAYLLDSVRTSILTPALDSLYKTNKETSLIKSGNQFKTSDFEEEKNRITTYFRNHGAYYFQPTYVSYDIDTIGKKNKADVNLIISNNTIQEKDSSRTEPFKLYKISDVNIYTDYSAANSKGQIKDSTTYNNFNLYSYKKLKYKPRAITDAIFITKGSVFSDTRTTLSSRYLNNLKIFNYPSIQYEVDKRDSTAQSLIANVFLTPRKKYSFGATLDLTHSNIQDFGIGASISQTIRNVFNRAETLEISARVNIGSSKDMANPNNNFFNVSEYGLDMKLNFPRILLPFGTEKIIPKRMIPSTSISSGFSKQRNIGLDKENFTGGLAYNWSPKRFNTAKFELLNAQFVRNLNPDNYFNVYTSSYNELNDIANVYNTDPTNLDENGDLIITKGTTNFTNQVLNGQTSLTPSNPDYKEVESIEERRVRLTENDFILATSYTFTKTTKKDLADNTFYQFKTKIETAGTLLSAISNIASLPKNTNGNYEIFNLEYSEYIKTEFDYIKHWDFGKEKVLAVRSFFGIAIPFGNSDYIPFSRSYYSGGSNDNRAWQPYSLGPGSTNASNDFNEANMKIALSGEFRFKIFGDLKGAIFADAGNIWNVLDNVTDEKAKFDNLNDLAEIALGTGFGFRYDLSFFVIRLDTGFKTYNPAHEKGDRWFKEYNFGHMVVNFGINYPF; this is encoded by the coding sequence TTGAAAAAGAATTCCACAAAAATACTAGCATTTATTCTAATAGCAATACTTATTTGCGCTTGTAATGCTGTAAAAAGAGTTCCCGACGGGAAAAGTCTTCTTATTAAAAACAATATTCTTGTTAATGGAAAGTCTACAAATGATGAAACGGCATCTAATCAGATGTATCAAAAACCAAACGGAACTTTATTAGGATACAAATTGCGTTTGAATTTATACAACTTAGCCAATTTAAATCCAGATTCTACTTATCAGGCAAAATTCAAAAATAATCCGGGCTTGTACGAGCGCCAGTCGAAACTATTATCTGCAAAACAAGTAGACCGACTTGGGCAGTCTTTTTTATATAAAGGTATTCATGAATTTTTAAAAAATACCGGAGAAGCTCCTGTAATTATCGACACTTCAAAAACAAAAAAAACCTTATTACGTTTGAAATTTTACTATTTCAATAATGGTTATTTTAATGTGAAAACGGCCTATAACATTGACAGTATCGGGCGCAAAAAAGCCAAAATCAATTATAATATTACTACAGGTCCGGCTTATCTTTTAGATTCAGTCAGAACCTCTATTTTAACTCCTGCATTAGATTCCTTATACAAAACGAACAAAGAAACCTCCTTAATAAAATCCGGAAATCAATTTAAAACTTCCGACTTTGAAGAAGAGAAAAATCGTATTACGACCTACTTCAGAAATCATGGTGCTTATTACTTTCAACCTACTTATGTATCGTATGACATTGATACAATCGGCAAAAAGAACAAGGCTGATGTCAATTTAATTATCAGCAACAATACCATTCAGGAAAAAGATTCCAGTCGTACAGAGCCTTTTAAACTATACAAAATTAGTGATGTAAATATCTATACGGATTATTCGGCGGCTAATTCAAAAGGTCAAATTAAAGACAGCACCACCTACAACAACTTTAATTTATACAGTTACAAAAAATTAAAATACAAACCGCGCGCTATTACAGACGCCATTTTTATCACAAAAGGAAGTGTTTTTTCTGATACCCGAACAACACTTTCGTCTCGATACCTGAACAATCTAAAGATTTTTAATTATCCGTCTATACAATACGAAGTCGACAAACGCGACTCAACTGCGCAATCTCTTATTGCCAATGTTTTTTTAACCCCAAGGAAAAAATACAGTTTCGGTGCTACGCTCGATCTGACGCATTCTAATATTCAGGATTTTGGAATTGGTGCCAGTATCTCTCAAACGATTCGAAATGTATTTAACAGAGCAGAAACCTTAGAAATTTCTGCACGTGTAAACATAGGTTCGTCAAAAGACATGGCCAATCCGAATAACAATTTCTTTAATGTTTCGGAATATGGTCTTGATATGAAATTAAATTTCCCGAGAATCTTATTGCCTTTCGGAACAGAAAAAATCATTCCTAAAAGAATGATTCCATCTACCAGTATCTCCAGTGGTTTTTCGAAACAGAGGAATATAGGTCTGGACAAAGAGAATTTTACGGGAGGACTTGCTTATAACTGGTCGCCTAAACGATTCAATACAGCAAAATTCGAATTACTTAACGCACAATTTGTACGGAACTTAAATCCCGACAATTATTTTAATGTCTATACTTCTTCTTATAATGAGTTGAACGATATTGCCAACGTCTACAATACAGATCCCACGAATTTAGATGAAAATGGGGATCTGATCATCACAAAAGGAACAACCAATTTCACCAATCAGGTTCTCAACGGACAAACTAGTCTGACCCCGTCAAATCCTGATTACAAGGAAGTGGAAAGTATCGAAGAACGAAGAGTCCGTCTGACAGAAAATGATTTTATTCTGGCCACTAGCTATACTTTTACCAAAACAACCAAAAAAGATTTAGCGGACAATACATTTTATCAGTTTAAGACAAAAATAGAAACCGCAGGAACCTTATTATCTGCTATTTCAAATATTGCAAGCTTACCTAAAAACACCAACGGTAATTACGAAATATTCAACTTAGAATATTCCGAATATATAAAAACCGAATTTGACTATATCAAACACTGGGATTTTGGAAAAGAAAAAGTTTTGGCCGTAAGAAGCTTTTTTGGAATCGCAATTCCGTTTGGCAATTCCGATTACATTCCTTTCTCGCGAAGTTATTATTCGGGAGGTTCAAATGATAATCGTGCCTGGCAACCTTACTCTTTGGGTCCGGGAAGTACAAATGCATCCAACGACTTTAACGAGGCCAATATGAAAATTGCGCTTAGTGGTGAATTTAGATTTAAAATCTTCGGAGATTTAAAAGGAGCGATCTTTGCAGACGCCGGAAATATCTGGAATGTGCTCGATAATGTCACCGATGAGAAAGCAAAATTTGACAACTTAAACGATTTAGCTGAAATCGCTTTGGGAACAGGATTTGGTTTTCGTTACGATTTAAGCTTTTTTGTTATTCGTTTAGATACGGGCTTCAAGACTTATAATCCGGCACATGAGAAGGGAGACCGCTGGTTTAAAGAATATAATTTTGGTCACATGGTTGTAAATTTTGGAATAAATTATCCTTTCTAA
- a CDS encoding NAD(P)-dependent alcohol dehydrogenase, producing MIPVKAYAAYDAVNPLKPYTFERKEVGAHQVQIEILYSGVCHSDIHTVKGDWGPINYPLVPGHEIVGRIVAVGSEVSKFKVGELAGIGCFVDSCRTCPSCQSGEEQFCDEGMTGTYNSVERGTDIPTRGGYSSSIIVDENYTLHVSEKLDLKGVAPLLCAGITTYSPLRYLKVGKGHKVGVLGLGGLGHMAVKFAVSFGAEVTMLSHSPSKEADAKKLGAHHFALTSNPETMDSLANSFDFILNTVSAKHDHNAYLNLLKTNGTMIVVGAPPAPAEIPVFTLIMKRRSIIGSLIGGIKETQEMLDYCAEHNITSDVEIIDMDYINEAYDRMNKSDVKYRFVIDMASLK from the coding sequence ATGATACCAGTAAAAGCTTATGCGGCATATGATGCTGTAAATCCGTTAAAACCCTATACGTTTGAAAGAAAAGAAGTTGGTGCTCATCAGGTTCAGATAGAAATCTTGTATAGTGGTGTTTGCCATTCCGATATTCATACTGTAAAAGGAGATTGGGGACCTATAAATTACCCATTGGTTCCGGGTCACGAAATTGTAGGCCGAATTGTGGCTGTTGGAAGTGAAGTTTCTAAATTTAAAGTTGGAGAACTGGCCGGGATAGGTTGTTTTGTAGATTCCTGCAGAACCTGTCCAAGTTGTCAGTCAGGTGAGGAGCAGTTTTGTGATGAAGGAATGACCGGAACCTACAACAGCGTAGAAAGAGGAACAGATATTCCGACTCGTGGCGGCTATTCAAGCAGTATTATTGTCGATGAAAATTATACCCTTCATGTTTCCGAAAAATTAGATTTAAAAGGAGTAGCGCCTTTGTTGTGCGCAGGAATCACGACTTATTCGCCGTTGCGTTATTTAAAAGTAGGTAAAGGACATAAAGTAGGTGTTTTGGGTTTAGGCGGTTTAGGACATATGGCGGTAAAATTTGCCGTTTCTTTTGGTGCCGAAGTGACGATGTTGAGTCATTCTCCCTCTAAAGAAGCCGATGCCAAAAAGTTGGGAGCACATCATTTTGCTTTAACTTCAAATCCTGAAACAATGGATTCGTTAGCCAACAGTTTCGATTTTATTCTGAATACCGTTTCGGCTAAACACGATCATAATGCTTATTTGAATTTGTTAAAAACGAATGGAACTATGATTGTAGTGGGAGCTCCTCCGGCGCCTGCAGAAATCCCTGTTTTTACGTTAATCATGAAAAGAAGAAGCATCATAGGAAGTTTAATCGGAGGGATAAAAGAGACTCAGGAAATGCTGGATTATTGTGCAGAACACAACATCACATCAGATGTAGAAATAATCGATATGGATTATATTAACGAGGCTTACGATCGAATGAACAAAAGCGATGTGAAATATCGTTTTGTGATTGATATGGCTTCTTTGAAGTAG
- the fbaA gene encoding class II fructose-bisphosphate aldolase — MAHNIKPGVATGDQVQEIFKYAKEKGFALPAVNVTGSSTINGVLETAAKLNAPVIIQFSNGGAQFNAGKGLSNANEKSAIAGGIAGAKHIHALAEAYGATVILHTDHCAKKLLPWIDGLLDASEEHFAATGKPLFSSHMIDLSEEPIEENIEICKEYLARMSKMGMTLEIELGITGGEEDGVDNSDVDSSKLYTQPEEVAFAYEELSKVSPKFTIAAAFGNVHGVYKPGNVKLTPKILKNSQDFVQNKFNTGHNPVDFVFHGGSGSTLEEIREAIGYGVIKMNIDTDLQFAYTEGIRDYMVKNIDYLKTQIGNPDGADVPNKKYYDPRKWVRESEVTFNTRLEQAFADLNNVNTL, encoded by the coding sequence ATGGCACACAACATTAAACCAGGAGTAGCTACGGGAGATCAGGTACAAGAGATTTTTAAATATGCAAAAGAAAAAGGATTTGCACTTCCGGCAGTAAACGTGACGGGGTCAAGTACTATTAATGGAGTTCTTGAGACTGCAGCAAAACTAAATGCGCCAGTTATCATTCAATTTTCAAACGGTGGAGCACAATTTAATGCTGGTAAAGGATTATCTAATGCTAACGAAAAATCAGCTATCGCTGGTGGAATCGCCGGAGCAAAACATATTCACGCTTTAGCGGAAGCTTATGGTGCAACTGTAATTTTACATACAGACCATTGCGCAAAAAAATTATTGCCTTGGATCGACGGTTTATTAGATGCTTCTGAAGAACATTTTGCAGCAACAGGAAAACCATTATTCAGTTCTCATATGATCGATTTGTCTGAAGAGCCAATCGAAGAAAACATTGAGATCTGTAAAGAATACTTAGCAAGAATGAGCAAAATGGGTATGACATTAGAAATCGAGCTTGGTATTACAGGTGGTGAAGAAGATGGTGTTGACAACTCTGATGTAGACAGCTCAAAATTATATACACAACCAGAAGAAGTAGCTTTTGCTTACGAAGAATTATCTAAAGTAAGTCCTAAATTTACAATTGCAGCTGCTTTTGGTAACGTTCATGGTGTTTACAAACCAGGAAACGTAAAATTGACTCCAAAAATCTTAAAAAATTCTCAGGATTTCGTTCAAAACAAATTCAACACTGGTCACAACCCGGTAGATTTCGTTTTCCACGGAGGTTCAGGTTCTACACTTGAAGAAATCAGAGAAGCTATTGGATACGGAGTAATCAAAATGAACATCGATACAGATTTACAATTTGCTTATACAGAAGGAATTCGTGATTATATGGTTAAAAACATTGACTATTTAAAAACACAAATCGGTAACCCTGATGGTGCTGATGTTCCGAATAAAAAATACTATGACCCAAGAAAATGGGTACGTGAAAGCGAAGTGACATTCAACACAAGACTTGAACAAGCTTTTGCAGACTTGAATAACGTGAATACATTATAA
- a CDS encoding rod shape-determining protein, whose translation MGFFDFMTEDIAIDLGTANTLIIHNDKVVIDSPSIVARDRISGKIIAVGKEANMMQGKTHENIKTIRPLKDGVIADFDASEKMINMFIKSIPALKKRMFTPALRMVVCIPSGITEVEMRAVKESCERVNGKEVYLIHEPMAAAIGIGIDIMQPKGNMIVDIGGGTTEIAVIALGGIVCDKSVKIAGDVFTNDIVYYMRTQHNLFVGESTAEKIKIQIGAAIEDLESPPEDMSVQGRDLLTGKPKQVDVSYREIAKALDKSIQRIEDAVMETLSQTPPELAADIYNTGIYLAGGGSMLRGLDKRISQKTDLPVYIAEDPLRAVVRGTGMALKNITKFKSILIK comes from the coding sequence ATGGGATTTTTTGATTTCATGACCGAGGATATCGCGATAGACCTTGGTACCGCAAACACTTTAATCATACATAATGATAAAGTTGTTATTGATAGTCCGTCAATCGTTGCACGTGATCGAATATCAGGCAAAATCATTGCTGTTGGTAAGGAAGCCAACATGATGCAAGGTAAAACACATGAAAACATCAAGACCATAAGGCCCTTGAAAGATGGTGTAATTGCAGATTTTGATGCCTCAGAAAAAATGATCAATATGTTCATTAAAAGTATTCCGGCATTGAAAAAAAGAATGTTTACTCCAGCTTTAAGAATGGTAGTATGTATTCCGTCTGGAATTACGGAGGTTGAAATGCGTGCCGTAAAAGAATCTTGTGAAAGAGTAAACGGTAAAGAAGTTTATTTGATACACGAACCAATGGCTGCGGCAATTGGTATTGGTATTGATATCATGCAACCTAAAGGAAACATGATTGTTGATATCGGTGGTGGAACAACTGAAATTGCTGTTATTGCATTAGGCGGAATTGTATGTGACAAATCTGTAAAAATTGCAGGTGACGTATTCACAAATGATATTGTTTATTACATGCGTACCCAACACAACCTTTTTGTTGGAGAGAGTACTGCAGAAAAAATAAAAATACAAATCGGAGCTGCGATCGAAGATCTTGAAAGCCCTCCTGAAGATATGTCTGTTCAAGGTAGAGATTTACTTACCGGAAAACCAAAACAGGTAGATGTTTCGTACCGTGAAATTGCTAAAGCATTAGATAAATCAATCCAACGTATTGAAGATGCTGTAATGGAAACTTTATCGCAAACTCCTCCTGAATTAGCAGCAGACATCTACAATACCGGTATTTATTTAGCAGGTGGTGGATCTATGTTGAGAGGTCTTGACAAACGTATTTCTCAAAAAACAGATTTACCGGTTTATATTGCTGAAGATCCATTAAGAGCTGTTGTTCGTGGAACAGGAATGGCACTTAAAAACATTACTAAGTTCAAAAGTATCTTAATCAAATAA
- the purH gene encoding bifunctional phosphoribosylaminoimidazolecarboxamide formyltransferase/IMP cyclohydrolase, whose translation MSTTKTIQSALISVFSKDGLEPIVRKLHEQNVTLYSTGGTEDFIKNLGIPVVPVEDITSFPEILGGRVKTLHPKIFGGILNRQDNESDVKQMKEFDIPQIDLVIVDLYPFEKTVASGASEQDIIEKIDIGGISLIRAGAKNFKDTVIVASVNEYSLLLDLITEQNGATTLENRKLFATKAFHVSSHYDGAIFNYFNTDETIYKESIDNGQILRYGENPHQKGFFFGDFDAMFKKVHGKELSYNNLLDVDAAVNLINEFKTDGPTFAILKHNNACGLASRKTINEAYLAALACDPTSAFGGVLIANTKIDLATAQEINKLFCEVVIAPSYDAEAITVLQEKKNRIILVQNEVELPSRQVRTCLNGLLIQDRNNITDTKEHLKTVTTTEPTAQEIEDLIFASKICKNTKSNTIVFAKNGTLISSGTGQTSRVDALMQAIDKAKAFGFDLTGASMASDAFFPFPDCVELAKKAGITAVIQPGGSIKDELSINYCNENNLAMVFTGTRHFKH comes from the coding sequence ATGAGCACAACTAAAACAATACAATCGGCATTAATTTCTGTTTTTTCTAAAGACGGACTGGAACCAATCGTTAGAAAATTACACGAACAAAACGTAACTCTTTATTCAACCGGAGGAACTGAAGATTTTATTAAAAATTTAGGTATTCCTGTAGTTCCTGTTGAAGACATTACTTCTTTCCCTGAGATCCTTGGCGGAAGAGTAAAAACATTACACCCGAAAATTTTTGGAGGGATCCTGAACCGTCAGGATAATGAAAGTGATGTTAAACAAATGAAAGAATTTGACATTCCACAGATTGATTTAGTTATCGTTGATTTATACCCGTTTGAAAAAACAGTTGCATCCGGAGCTAGCGAACAAGATATTATTGAAAAAATTGATATTGGCGGAATTTCATTGATTCGTGCCGGAGCAAAAAATTTCAAAGACACTGTAATTGTAGCTTCTGTTAACGAATATAGTTTGCTTTTGGATTTGATCACAGAACAAAACGGAGCAACAACTCTTGAGAACAGAAAATTGTTTGCTACAAAAGCATTTCACGTTTCGTCTCATTATGATGGCGCTATCTTCAATTATTTCAATACAGATGAAACCATCTATAAAGAAAGTATTGATAACGGTCAGATTTTACGTTATGGCGAAAATCCACACCAAAAAGGATTCTTTTTCGGAGATTTTGACGCAATGTTCAAAAAAGTTCACGGAAAAGAGTTATCTTACAACAACTTACTTGATGTAGATGCTGCAGTAAACTTAATTAATGAGTTTAAAACGGACGGACCAACATTTGCTATTTTAAAACATAATAATGCTTGTGGTTTAGCTTCAAGAAAAACAATCAATGAAGCTTATTTAGCTGCTTTGGCTTGTGATCCGACATCTGCTTTTGGTGGTGTTTTGATTGCTAATACTAAAATTGATTTGGCTACAGCACAGGAAATCAACAAATTATTCTGTGAGGTTGTAATTGCTCCAAGTTATGATGCTGAAGCTATTACCGTTTTACAAGAAAAGAAAAACAGAATCATATTAGTTCAAAATGAAGTTGAATTACCTTCAAGACAAGTGAGAACATGTCTTAATGGTTTGTTAATTCAGGACAGAAACAATATTACAGATACTAAAGAGCACTTAAAAACCGTTACTACTACAGAGCCGACTGCTCAGGAAATAGAAGACTTAATATTTGCTTCAAAAATTTGTAAAAACACAAAATCAAATACGATTGTTTTTGCGAAAAACGGAACATTAATTTCGTCAGGAACTGGTCAGACTTCAAGAGTTGATGCTTTAATGCAGGCTATTGATAAGGCTAAAGCTTTCGGATTTGATCTAACAGGAGCTTCAATGGCGAGCGACGCATTTTTCCCATTTCCGGATTGTGTAGAATTAGCCAAAAAAGCAGGAATAACAGCTGTTATTCAGCCAGGAGGATCAATAAAAGACGAATTAAGCATAAATTATTGCAACGAAAACAATCTTGCAATGGTATTTACAGGAACACGTCATTTTAAACATTAA